Below is a genomic region from Spirosoma radiotolerans.
CGCACGAGGTTTTAAGAAACCTTGTGACGTCGGGTTTGAGAACCCGACGTCACAAGGACGTCACAAGGACGTCACAACGACGTTACGCCTTAAAACAGCTGATACAACTCTATTTCCTGATCGACGCCTTTGATAAACGTCGGGCCAAGTGACTGAGCCGTTTCGGGTGGAGTTGCCAGGGCATTATACACATCACTCGATACCAGAAACTGGGTCTTGAAGAATTTATTGAGCTGTTCAATGCGGGCTGACAAAATTACTACATTGCCCGTAACCGAGTATTGCTGGCGTGTTTCGGTGCCGATATTGCCCACAACCGCATCGCCGATATGAATACCAATGCCTACCGTTGTGGGAATCATCAGCTCGTCGTTGACCGCTTTACGGAGTTGTTTGAGAATGGCGAAACCGGCTTCCACAGCGATCTCGGCCGGATTGTCCACTTCTACTGGTGCGCCAAATGTAATCATACATCCATCGCCCAGAAACTGATTGACAACCCCGTGGTATTCCTCGACAATACGAATGATGATTCCGAAAAAGGTGTTCTGGTAGTCCATGACTTCTTCGGGCGTATGGTGGCTGGCGTAATTGGTGAAATTACGAATATCCAGAAACATGATCGCCACGCGCATGTGCCGACTCTGGTAGTTTCCTTTCTGCTCCAGCACCGCATGGGCAATTTCGGGCGATACCTGCTGACCAAAGAGCAAAACGGCCTGCTGCTCGGTTTCGGTAGCCTTGATCGTATCCCGAATAATGTCCCGGATTTGGCGGGATACGTATCCTGCCGCTATACCCGCCATCATCAGTAGCCCGCCTTTGGCAATGAACATCAGCGGCAAATGCACGAACATATCTATTTCCAGATAAGGCTCTGCCAGGGTTGGGTGCGTAATGAGATAATAGAGCGCAATGAACTCGGCCCCGGCAATAATGCCGGTATAGGCTGATAGCCAGAAGGTAAGCCGCAGTGTAGAGAGAATAATGAAGAACAGGTAGATGTATACCAGCGGACTATTCAGGATCAGCAAGGGATCGTAGAGGTGCCGCGATACAATGAACACAATAAATGA
It encodes:
- a CDS encoding adenylate/guanylate cyclase domain-containing protein, encoding MQKVPIESYFERHFSDERLKREVQRAGVLSAIFLFTTVILLLLQPFLRDDNLMYLPGPIMLTITPYFLGMSAYEWNIRRWLKKQLQRHQDLPAIFKFANASFEITSISFIVFIVSRHLYDPLLILNSPLVYIYLFFIILSTLRLTFWLSAYTGIIAGAEFIALYYLITHPTLAEPYLEIDMFVHLPLMFIAKGGLLMMAGIAAGYVSRQIRDIIRDTIKATETEQQAVLLFGQQVSPEIAHAVLEQKGNYQSRHMRVAIMFLDIRNFTNYASHHTPEEVMDYQNTFFGIIIRIVEEYHGVVNQFLGDGCMITFGAPVEVDNPAEIAVEAGFAILKQLRKAVNDELMIPTTVGIGIHIGDAVVGNIGTETRQQYSVTGNVVILSARIEQLNKFFKTQFLVSSDVYNALATPPETAQSLGPTFIKGVDQEIELYQLF